The DNA sequence TCGCGTGGCCGGGCATGGCCCGGTACGGCGCGCAGGCGGTCATTTACAAGGATTTCAACGCGGTGGTGGCGGTGACGACCGTGGTCGGTATCGCTTATCTCCTCGTGAATTTCGTGGTGGATCTGCTCTACGGGTTCCTGGATCCACGCATCCGTTTGGGAGCGCGCTAGATGAGCACAGATCAAGGTGGCACGAACGCTTTGGCGGCCTCGGTGGGCGATCCCATGAGGTTGCAGGCGGGACGCCGGGAGGAGTGGCGGCGCGCCTGGTATCGGATGCGCCGGAGCGCGGTCTCCCTGGTCGGCCTGGGGATCGTGTTGACTGTGATCCTGGCCGCCATCTTCGCCCCGTACATCACCCCGTACCCCGAGGATGCGGGGAACGCGGTTCACTTCGCCAACGCTCATGAGCCGCCCAGCATGAAGCACCTCTTCGGCACCGATGAGATCGGCCGTGACGTGCTGACGCGCGTGGTCTTCGGCGCCCGGATCTCCCTGGTGTTGGGGATCGTGGTGCTCTCCATCGCCATCGGGATCGGCGTCCCGCTGGGGCTGATCGCCGGGTATTGGGGCGGCCGGGTGAGCACGATCATCATGCGAACGACCGACATCTTCCTGGCCATCCCGCCTCTGGTGCTGGCATTGGCCGTGAGCGCGGCGCTGACGCCCAACCTGACCACTTCCATGGTCGCCATCGCCTTTGGCTGGTGGCCGTGGTTCACCCGGCTGGTGTACGGCGAGGTGCTGTCGGTCAAGGAGGAGCTGTTCGTCGAGGCCGCGTACTCTCTGGGCGCCGGCCGTTTGCGCATCGCGTTCAAGGAGATCCTCCCGAACGTGCTCTCCCCGATCCTGGTCAAAGGGACCCTGGATATGGGATTCGTGATCCTGATCGGCGCCAGCCTCTCGTTCCTCGGGTTGGGGGCCCAGCCGCCCTCACCGGCCTGGGGGACGTCCATCGCCGAGGGGCGTGTGTATCTGCCCGGAGCCTGGTGGGCGGCCACCTTCCCCGGACTGGCCATCTTCGTCACCGTCCTCGGCTTCAACCTGCTGGGGGACGGGCTGCGGGACATCTTCGATGTGGAAGTCGAGCGCTGGGGGGTGTGATGGCCGAGTTCCTGTTGGACGTGCGCGATCTTCACGTCGAGTTCGGCGGATACGAGGGCCTGGCTCGCGTCATCGATGGGGTCAGCCTGTATGTGCGCCGGGGGGAGACGGTTGGCCTGGTGGGGGAGACGGGATGCGGCAAGTCGGTGACGGCCCGGGCGGTGATGGGGCTGTTGCCCGGCACCGCTCGCATCACGCAGGGGGAGATCCTCTTCAAGGGGCAGAACCTGCTGGACCTGGACCCGCAGGCGATGCAGACCCAGGTGCGCGGCCGCGGCATTTCCATGATCTTCCAGGACCCCATGAGCTCGTTGAACCCGGTGTTCACCATCGGCGAGCAGTTGAGCGATGTGATCCGCTGGCAGGGCGTCTCTCGGGTGGGGTTGCTCCACTACCTGCGCCGTTCGCTGGACCGCGAGGAGCGCAGACGGATCGAGGATCGGGTGGTGGAGATGCTGGACAAGGTGCGTATCCCCACGCCGCGGGAGATGTTGAACCGGTATCCGGTGCAGCTATCGGGCGGGATGCGGCAGCGGGTGTTGATCGCCCTGGCCCTGATCAATCGCCCGGAGCTGGTCATCGCCGATGAGCCTGGGACCGCGTTAGACGTCTCCATCCAGGATCAGATCCTGGCCCTGATCCGGGATCTGGTCGCCAGCGAGGGGATCTCCGTCCTCTACATCACCCACGATCTGGGCGTGGCCCGGTCTCTGTGCGATCGGATCTACGTGATGTACGCGGGCCAGGTGGCGGAGACGGCGCCGGCCGAATCCCTGTTTCGCGAGCAGTATCACCCCTACACGCGGGGCCTGCTCGATTCGATCCCCCGGCTGACCGGCCGATTGGGGGAGGGGATCGAGGGGCGCATCCCGGATTATCGCTCGCCGTTGCGGGGGTGCCGCTTCTACGACCGTTGCCCGCGCCGCATGCCTCACTGCCAGGACGTGCGGCCGGAGCCCATCGAGATGGCGCCGGAGCATTTCGTGGCCTGCCACCTGTATTCCGATGACTCAGCAGGGGGTGCGTCGTGAGCCAGCCTGAGAACGGATATCTGCTGGCGGCGCGAGGGCTGACCAAACACTTTCCGATCTATCGCGGCATCGTCCTGCAGCGGCAGGTCGGGGCCGTCCGGGCCGTGGACCAGGTGGACCTCACCATCATGCCCGGCGAGACGCTGGCGTTGGTGGGGGAATCCGGGTCGGGCAAGACCACCATCGGCAAGCTGTTGATCCGGGTCCTGCGTCCTACGGCCGGGGAGATCTGGTTCGGCGGACAGGATATCGCCCATCTGGACGACGCGGCGTTGCGGCCCGTCCGTCGTCGGATGCAGATGGTGTATCAGGACCCTACCTCCTCCTTGAACCCGCGTCGCCGTGTGAAGGACATCATTGAGGATCCGTTGGTGATCCATAAGATCGGCGACGCGGCCCAGCGGGCCAGCCGGGTGGAGGAGCTGCTTCACCTGGTGGAGCTGCCGGTGGAGTTCGCCTATCGCTATCCCAACGCGCTCAGCGGCGGCCAGAAACAGCGGGTGGGGATCGCCCGGGCGCTTGCCCTCAATCCGGCCTTCATCGTCCTGGATGAGCCCACATCGGCTCTGGACGTGTCCGTGCAGGCCAAGATCATCGCCCTGCTCAAGCGGTTGCAGGCGGAGTTAGGGCTGACGTACCTCTTCATCACCCACGATTTGCGGGTGGTGCGGAACCTGGCCACCCGGGTGGGGGTGATGTACCTGGGGCGCATCGTGGAACAGGCGCCCACGGAGATCCTGTACGCCAACCCGGCGCACCCCTACACGCGAGCGCTGCTGTCCGCCATCCCGGCGCTGGACGAGGAGGAGCTGGCCGCGATCCCCCAGAAGGTCCCTTTGCAGGGCGAGATCCCCAGCGCTGCCCATGTGCCTCCCGGATGCGCCTTTCACCCGCGCTGTCCGGCCCGCTTCGCCCCGTGCGATCGCGTGGTCCCGCGGGAGAGCGTGGTGGCAGAGGGACATCTCGTGCGCTGCCATCTGTACGACCCCGAGTATGCGCCCGCGTAGCAGCGGGCTGGGCCCGGGCAGGCCAGAGGCTGTAGCGGAGGCGAGCTGACGAGTCGTCCCCCCGGGCCTTCCCAGGGAAGCGGTCAAAGGCGCCCGTGACGGTCTTTGCCACACGTCGCGCTCAGGTGTGGCGCTGCCACCGGCGGAGCGCCTCTACTTAATGTGCTCTGTTTCGGAGGTTGAGCTGTCATGACGTTGATCGACGCCGATGTCATTCAGGATGCCGTGGTCCGGATGTTGCAGGTGAATATGGGGCTGCGAGCGGGGGAGCGGCTGCTGGTCGTCAGCGATTATCCCAATGAGATGCAGTGGTGTTCGGCGGATCCGTCGCTGTTGGAAAGCATCTGCCGACGGACGCTGCTGGGGCGGGCTGTGGCGGATATCGCCCGGGATCGCTTTCCCGACTCCTCCGTGACCTTCCTGGCCTTTCCCTCCACCGGCCAGAGCGGTAAGGAGCCGCCGCCGGATGTGGCGGCGGCCATGCGCCAGGCGCAAGTCGTCATCGCGATCACGTCTTTCTCCCTCTCCCACACGGATGCCCGGGAAGGGGCGTGTCGGGCGGGCGCTCGCGTGGCCTCCATGCCGCGCTTCTTGCCGGAGATGTTCGAGCCGGGCGGGCCGATGGATGTGGATTACATGGCCGTGGAGCGGCGCACCCAGGCCATCGCCCGGGCCATCACCGGGGCGGAGGAGGTACGCGTCACGTCCCCGGACGGGACGGATATCCGCTTCAGCGTGGCCGACCGGCCGGGACAGGTGGATGCGGGCATTTACGATCGCCCTGGCGCGTGGGGGAATCTCCCGGCCGGGGAGGCGTACTGCACGCCGGTGGAGGGCTCCGGGCGAGGGCGGATCGTGGTCGTCCCGGGGTGGCACGCTCGCCTGGAGGAGCTCATGACGCTACATATCGAGAACGGCGAGCTGGTGGCCATCGACGGCGGCGGCCGCGTGGGAGAGGACCTGCGCGATCTGCTGCGCCCGGGCGATCCGTCGTCGCCCTATCGGGAGCGCCGGAACCTGGGCGAGTTCGGCGTTGGCACAAACCCGAACGCCCGGCGTGTGGATATCACTTT is a window from the Chloroflexota bacterium genome containing:
- a CDS encoding ABC transporter permease, which encodes MRLQAGRREEWRRAWYRMRRSAVSLVGLGIVLTVILAAIFAPYITPYPEDAGNAVHFANAHEPPSMKHLFGTDEIGRDVLTRVVFGARISLVLGIVVLSIAIGIGVPLGLIAGYWGGRVSTIIMRTTDIFLAIPPLVLALAVSAALTPNLTTSMVAIAFGWWPWFTRLVYGEVLSVKEELFVEAAYSLGAGRLRIAFKEILPNVLSPILVKGTLDMGFVILIGASLSFLGLGAQPPSPAWGTSIAEGRVYLPGAWWAATFPGLAIFVTVLGFNLLGDGLRDIFDVEVERWGV
- a CDS encoding ABC transporter ATP-binding protein, giving the protein MAEFLLDVRDLHVEFGGYEGLARVIDGVSLYVRRGETVGLVGETGCGKSVTARAVMGLLPGTARITQGEILFKGQNLLDLDPQAMQTQVRGRGISMIFQDPMSSLNPVFTIGEQLSDVIRWQGVSRVGLLHYLRRSLDREERRRIEDRVVEMLDKVRIPTPREMLNRYPVQLSGGMRQRVLIALALINRPELVIADEPGTALDVSIQDQILALIRDLVASEGISVLYITHDLGVARSLCDRIYVMYAGQVAETAPAESLFREQYHPYTRGLLDSIPRLTGRLGEGIEGRIPDYRSPLRGCRFYDRCPRRMPHCQDVRPEPIEMAPEHFVACHLYSDDSAGGAS
- a CDS encoding ABC transporter ATP-binding protein; this encodes MSQPENGYLLAARGLTKHFPIYRGIVLQRQVGAVRAVDQVDLTIMPGETLALVGESGSGKTTIGKLLIRVLRPTAGEIWFGGQDIAHLDDAALRPVRRRMQMVYQDPTSSLNPRRRVKDIIEDPLVIHKIGDAAQRASRVEELLHLVELPVEFAYRYPNALSGGQKQRVGIARALALNPAFIVLDEPTSALDVSVQAKIIALLKRLQAELGLTYLFITHDLRVVRNLATRVGVMYLGRIVEQAPTEILYANPAHPYTRALLSAIPALDEEELAAIPQKVPLQGEIPSAAHVPPGCAFHPRCPARFAPCDRVVPRESVVAEGHLVRCHLYDPEYAPA